Part of the Janibacter alkaliphilus genome is shown below.
CAACAGGGCGGTCAGTTGCCCGGGCAGTTGCGGATGGCAGTCGTCAAATGCCCGGGCAGTTGCGGATGGCAGCCGTGATTTGCCCGGGCAGCTGCGGATGAGGTGGGGGGAGGTCAGCTGGGCTGGTGCGGGGCGACGACCACGTCGATCCGCTGCAGCTCCTTGACGTCGGTGTAGCCGGTGGTGGCCATCGCCCGGCGCAGCGCGCCCATGAGGTTGGTCGTCCCGTCCGAGCCACGGCTGGGGCCGAAGAGCACCTCCTGCAGCGGCGCCGCCGAGCCGACCTCGACCCGGGCCCCGCGCGGCAGCTCGCCGTGGTGCGCCTCCGGCCCCCAGTGGAAGCCGCGCCCCGGGGCGTCGGTGGCCCGCGCCAGCGCCGCCCCGAGCATGACCGCGTCGGCGCCGCAGGCGATCGCCTTGACGATGTCGCCGCTGGTGCCCAGCCCGCCGTCGGCGATGACGTGCACGTAGCGGCCGCCGGACTCGTCGAGGTAGTCGCGCCGCGCGGCGGCGACGTCGGCCACCGCGCTGGCCATCGGGGCGTGGATGCCCAGCGTGGTGCGGGTGGTGTGCGCCGCTCCCCCGCCGAAGCCGACGAGCACCCCCGCCGCACCTGTGCGCATGAGGTGCAGCGCCGCGGTGTACCCCGCCGCGCCGCCGACGATGACCGGCACGTCGAGCTCGTAGATGAAGCGCTTGAGGTTCAGCGGCTCGTGCCGGCTGCTGACGTGCTCGGCCGAGACGGTGGTGCCGCGGATGACGAAGAGGTCGACGCCCGCCTCGACGACGGTGCGCCAGTGCTGCTGGGTTCGCTGCGGGCTGAGCGCCCCGGCGACGGTCACCCCGGACTCGCGGATCTCCCGCAGCCGCTCGGTGATGAGCTCCGGCTGGATCTCGGCGGCGTAGATCTCCTGCATCCGGGCGGTGGCCACGGCCGGGTCGAGGGTGGCGATCTCGGCGAGCAGCGGCTCCGGGTCCTCGTAGCGGCTCCACAGCCCCTCGAGGTCGAGCACGCCGAGACCGCCGGCGCGGCCCACGGCGATGGCGGTGGCCGGGGACATCACCGAGTCCATCGGGGCGGCGATGACCGGCATGTCGAAGTGGTAGGCGTCGATCTGCCAGTCGAGCGAGACCTCCTGCGGGTCACGGGTACGCCGGCTGGGCAGCACCGCGATGTCGTCGAAGGAGTAGGCGCGCAGCCCGCGCTTGCCTCGGCCGATCTCGATCTCGTTCACCGGGCCAGCCTAGAGGTGACGCCGCCGCACCCCGCCGACCGGGCGCCACCCTGCCCCTGGCGCACCAGCCCCGCGCTTTCGTCGGTCGGGGAATAGGAACCGCCGACGCAGCCTTGACGGTGACGCGGCACTGCGGCCGCCACCCCTCATGACCCCTTCGCCCAAGGAGACCTCTGTGTCTGCACCCGCGACCGGCGCTGCCGCCGGCGGTGGCGCCCCCGAGAAGATCGACGCCGCCGTGCTCAAGGTGGCCGGGGTCGTCGTCCTCGGCGCGATCATGTCGATCCTCGACATCACCGTCGTCAACGTCGCCCTCCCGCACTTCCAGACGGACCTGGCCGACGGCCCGCAGCCGCTGGCCTACTCCACCGTCGCCTGGACCGTGACCGCCTACACCCTGGCGCTGGCCACGGTCATCCCGCTGACCGGCTGGGCCGCCGACCGCTTCGGCACCAAGCGGCTCTACCTCACCGCGGTCACCCTCTTCACCGTCGGCTCGGTGGCCTGCGGCTTCGCCAGCAGCATCGAGATGCTCATCGCCTTCCGGGTGCTGCAGGGCCTCGGCGGCGGCATGCTCATGCCGCTCGGGATGACGATCATGACCCGCGCCGCCGGCCCCGACCGGATCGGCCGGCTCATGGCCATCCTCGGCATCCCCATGCTGCTCGGCCCGATCGGCGGCCCGATCCTCGGCGGCTGGCTCATCGACAACGCCCACTGGCTGGACCGGCCGAGCTGGAGCTGGATCTTCCTCATCAACCTGCCGCTGGGCATCGCCGCCTTCGCCTACGCCTCGGTCGTCCTGCCCAAGGACAGCGCCAAGCCCACCGAGTCGCTCGACATCGTCGGCCTGCTGCTGATGTCCCCCGGCCTGGCGGCCGTGCTCTACGGGGTCTCGACGATCCCGGACGAGGGCACCATCACCTCGAGCTCGGTGCTGATCCCGATCGCCGTCGGGGTGGCCCTGCTGGCCGCCTTCGGCTGGTGGTCCTTCCGGCCGGAGCACCCGCTGATCGACCTGCGGCTCTTCTCCGACCGCAGCTACAGCATCGCCGCGCTGACGATGTTCCTCTTCGCCACCGCCTTCTTCGGCGGGCTGCTGCTCATGCCGACGTACTTCCAGGAGGTCCGCGGCGAGGACACCTTCAGCGCCGGGCTGCTCATCGCCCCGCAGGGCATCGGCGCGATGCTGACCATGCCGATCGCCGGCGCCCTGGTCGACCGCTACCCCGTCGGGCGCATCGCCCCGGTCGGGATCGCGCTGATCACCCTGGGCATGCTCGGGCTGACCCAGATCGACGCCGAGACGAGCTACTGGGGCTACCTCATCCCGGTGCTCTTCGTCATGGGTCTGGGCATGGGCGCGACGATGATGCCGCTGATGACCTCGGCGCTGAAGACGCTGACAGCCTCCCGGGTGGCCCGCGGCTCGACGACGCTGAACATCATCCAGCAGATCGCCAGCTCGGTCGGCGTGGCCATCGCCTCGGTGCTGCTGACCAACGGCTTCCGCGACCGGCCGCTGATCGCCCAGGCGCAGCAGTACGGCGAGGCCGCCGACGGGGTCAGCGACCCCAGCCGGATGCAGGAGATCCTGGCCCGCTTCCCCGAGGTGGCCCAGGTGGTCGCCCAGTACGCCACCGACCCGCAGGCGGCCGCCGCCGCCCTGACCTCTGCGGTGCGCAGCGACATGGCCGAGGCCTTCGCGCACACCTACTGGGTCTCGGCCGGGCTGTGCGTGCTCACCCTGCTGGTCTCGCTGCTGCTGCCGCGGCGGCGCCAGCCGAGCCGGATGCTCGACGAGGGCGAGGGCGAGGCCCAGGAGCCGGTGCTCGTGCACTGAGCCTGATCCGCTCCCGCCGCTCGCGGCGTTCGCGGCCCCGCGAGCGGCGGGAGCAACCGGGGCCTGTCGTACGTTGGACCCGGAGACACCTGCCTCAGAGAAGGAGATCAGGACATGAGGTTCAAGAAGGCCGCGGCGCTCTTCGGTGCCGCCGAGATGGCTCGCTCCTGGGTCCGCAAGAACCCGGACGCGGCGCGTCGCTACATCGACAAGGCCAGCAGCACGGTGGACAAGCGCACCGGCGGCAAGTACTCGAGCAAGATCACCGGCGCCTCGGACGCGGCCAAGAAGGCCGTGGCGAAGGAGAGCGGCACCAGCCAGGCCTCCTCCGCGACCGTCCCGGGCAGCACCACCGGCGGTCAGGGCACGGGTGGTCAGGGCACGGGCGGTCAGGGCACCGGCACCACGCCCCCGCCGCCCGGCCAGAGCTCGACCAGCTGAGGCTCGACCGGCCGATATCGCCGCACGGCGCCGTCACCCCTTCCCGGGTGGCGGCGCCGTCGTCGTGCCCGGGGTCGTCATGCCCGAGGTCGTCGTGCCCGGGTGCGTGCCGGACGACCAGGTCAGCTCGCGCGCCGCAGCGCCTGCTCAGACCTCGGTGTCGGCGAGCACCCGCAGCGCGTTGCCGTGGGTCAGGGCGGCCAGGTCCGCCTCCGACCAGCCCCGCTCGGCGAGCGCCGCGACCAGCCGCGGATAGGTGGAGACGTCCTCGAGCCCGACCGGGGTCTCGTCGACCCCGTCGTAGTCCGCGCCGATCCCGACGTGCGCGACCCCGACGACCTCGCGCAGGTGCTCCAGGTGGGCCACCACGTCCGCGAGGGTGGCCACCGGGTCCGGGACGACATCGGTGCGCCCGAGCGTCTCGTCGGCCCGCGCCTGGTTGACGAACTTCGGCACGACGTTGGCCATGACCACCCCGCCGTTGCCGGGGATGCGCGCCAGCACGTCGTCCGGGACGTTGCGCGGGTGGTCGGTGACCGCCCGCGCCCCGGAGTGGCTGAAGACGACCGGCCGCGAGGTGGTGTCGAGGGCGTCGTGCATCGTCTCGGCGCTGACATGGGAGAGGTCGACCATGACGCCCAGGGCGTTCATCCGGGTGACCACCTCCCGGCCGAAGGGGGTGAGCCCGCCGTGCACCCGCTCGTCGGTGGCCGAGTCGGCCCAGCCGGTGTTCTCGTTGTGCGTCAGGGTCATGTACCGCACCCCGCGCCCGGCGAAGGCGGCCAGGTGGTCCAGGGAGTCGGCGATGCAGTGCCCGCCCTCCATCCCGGTCAGCGCGGCGTGGTGCCCGCGCGACCAGATCGCCGTGACGTCGGCCGCGGTGCGGGCCAGCTCGATCTCCGGGTAGCGCCGGCTCATGGCCTCGACGAAGTCGATCTGCTCGTGGGTCGCGGCCACCGCCGCCTCCCCCTGCAGCTC
Proteins encoded:
- a CDS encoding GuaB3 family IMP dehydrogenase-related protein, producing MNEIEIGRGKRGLRAYSFDDIAVLPSRRTRDPQEVSLDWQIDAYHFDMPVIAAPMDSVMSPATAIAVGRAGGLGVLDLEGLWSRYEDPEPLLAEIATLDPAVATARMQEIYAAEIQPELITERLREIRESGVTVAGALSPQRTQQHWRTVVEAGVDLFVIRGTTVSAEHVSSRHEPLNLKRFIYELDVPVIVGGAAGYTAALHLMRTGAAGVLVGFGGGAAHTTRTTLGIHAPMASAVADVAAARRDYLDESGGRYVHVIADGGLGTSGDIVKAIACGADAVMLGAALARATDAPGRGFHWGPEAHHGELPRGARVEVGSAAPLQEVLFGPSRGSDGTTNLMGALRRAMATTGYTDVKELQRIDVVVAPHQPS
- a CDS encoding DHA2 family efflux MFS transporter permease subunit; the protein is MSAPATGAAAGGGAPEKIDAAVLKVAGVVVLGAIMSILDITVVNVALPHFQTDLADGPQPLAYSTVAWTVTAYTLALATVIPLTGWAADRFGTKRLYLTAVTLFTVGSVACGFASSIEMLIAFRVLQGLGGGMLMPLGMTIMTRAAGPDRIGRLMAILGIPMLLGPIGGPILGGWLIDNAHWLDRPSWSWIFLINLPLGIAAFAYASVVLPKDSAKPTESLDIVGLLLMSPGLAAVLYGVSTIPDEGTITSSSVLIPIAVGVALLAAFGWWSFRPEHPLIDLRLFSDRSYSIAALTMFLFATAFFGGLLLMPTYFQEVRGEDTFSAGLLIAPQGIGAMLTMPIAGALVDRYPVGRIAPVGIALITLGMLGLTQIDAETSYWGYLIPVLFVMGLGMGATMMPLMTSALKTLTASRVARGSTTLNIIQQIASSVGVAIASVLLTNGFRDRPLIAQAQQYGEAADGVSDPSRMQEILARFPEVAQVVAQYATDPQAAAAALTSAVRSDMAEAFAHTYWVSAGLCVLTLLVSLLLPRRRQPSRMLDEGEGEAQEPVLVH
- a CDS encoding antitoxin; translation: MRFKKAAALFGAAEMARSWVRKNPDAARRYIDKASSTVDKRTGGKYSSKITGASDAAKKAVAKESGTSQASSATVPGSTTGGQGTGGQGTGGQGTGTTPPPPGQSSTS
- a CDS encoding dipeptidase, with the protein product MAFGSGLRVLDGHNDLPWHHRELAGYDLDRCDLAEPQPALHTDLPRMRAGGLAAQLWSVWVPCELQGEAAVAATHEQIDFVEAMSRRYPEIELARTAADVTAIWSRGHHAALTGMEGGHCIADSLDHLAAFAGRGVRYMTLTHNENTGWADSATDERVHGGLTPFGREVVTRMNALGVMVDLSHVSAETMHDALDTTSRPVVFSHSGARAVTDHPRNVPDDVLARIPGNGGVVMANVVPKFVNQARADETLGRTDVVPDPVATLADVVAHLEHLREVVGVAHVGIGADYDGVDETPVGLEDVSTYPRLVAALAERGWSEADLAALTHGNALRVLADTEV